Within Cydia fagiglandana chromosome 25, ilCydFagi1.1, whole genome shotgun sequence, the genomic segment aaaagaaaaaaatacataatatacgtacataaataaataacattataatatatatcactGCAATAAATAATTAGAATCGTCTTCATTCGACGGAAAGACGTCctgtataaatataatacatataatacatatatatatacagatGATGTAGGGCATAATTATttaccttcgtattttcacggaaacttacgatgctatttcagtccgtcacggtacaaaaagtaggtactgaggttgactgaagtagcataacaaatacgaatgtttccgagaaaatacgatggaaaacaatcgaagggatgtttacaaaacaacataactgcttagagcggttgacacttttttaagaacattgttaatcgtttcaggtgtcaaccagtgtagtcagttatgttgttttcgaaaacatcccttcaattatgcactacacctGTAATTCACTGACATTTAAAAGATGATAGGTCCGTAACCGCATCCGCACCCCAACGGGCAACCGCAGGGCAGGATGGGAGCAACCAGATTGGGGCACGCTAGCTTGTCGTTCAACAGCTTGGCAATCGGTAGCATCTGTAGCACGTTACACAGTTTGTCCGCCACGCTCTCAGATTGCACGATGGTGGTGGTGGAAAAAAGAGGGGCGGGGAGTAGAGGGGCGCTCACGTAGGGGGAGAGGATGGGAGAGGGCACTAGGAGGGGGGCGCTGATGCATGCTGCTGAAGTACCCTGGAAATAAGTTTGGATAATGAGCCCATTTCTAGGTTGCCTGGGCCCCTAGGCCGGGGCCTTGTGGGCCTAGGCAGAAATCCGGCCCTGTTATTACGCCTTATACGGTTTTCTGctagagttagacaaagaaaagtctgcagctctTTAGATAgaccacgcaatgcaagtgttatttataggtacgtcatcatttcatagaagtgtgacgtttacgcttgcactgcgtgggctattaaaagcGCTGCATACTAAAtattcttggtctaattctaggcAGAAAGTAGATCAATAGTAAACATCTTCCTACTCATGGTTCTGCTGCTACTCATATGTTACTAGGTTACCGTTTGAGGGCGTTTGGGCAACCACAGTctactagcgtctcccgagagTCGGCGTCTAGCGAACTCTATGGCTGACGACGCAGCGTTGGCGCAACTTCGCAGTGACGCCATTTACCATAGCGCTgtctagacgccgacgctcaaaagacgctagtgtaagggcccccccacatctagcgtctttcgagcgtcggcgtctggtcagcgctatggaaaatgacgtcgctgcgcagttgcgtcgacgttgcgtcgagcagcggccatagagttgtagacgccgacgctcgaaagacgctaaaggTGGGATGGCCCTTTGGGTGATTGAGTAACTCACAGCACAGCGTTTAAAATTAGTCAGGGGCCAAGATACATGAGTTGAACTGCTTATGTTTCGAAATTAAAATGTTTGCGTTATTAAAATGATAATACAGTCTTTAGTTGCTTAAGAACGGATAATTATACTTAATGACTACCTATGTCAATGTCATTAGCGCACTATTGTAATTCTAAAGATAGTTtaattgtgacgttatctatgaaaagggaccttattgtcgatggcgcttacgccattattaacgatgctccgatataaatacaacgccgcgcgacgctgtgcggcgtatgcgccatcgacaataaggtcccttttcatagataatgccccaatttACTCCTAAGCGCCACTTTCACTATTCGActtacccggggttaagcggttaaaccgtaaaccctgtgtcaaattgtacaggtaaccatggtaactctaggtttaaccggttaaccccgggctagtgggatggtgcaagtagcacTAAAACCCCCGGTACCCGGCTTAAAAAATCCTAATTGAAaatatagaaatcaaattacCTTAGCGAGCACAGCAACCACGGCAACCAGTATCACGTAGGTATTCATCTTCCAAAAGATTTGAATGTACCAACTCTAGAAACCTCCtagtatttatattatatatgtcaCAATATGGTACTTATCAGTGCATGTGTCTATCTGCCTAAAACGCAGGTGTTTTAGGTATTAGGAAATCGTTTAGTTCAGTGGGTAACAGATAATTTGAAACTAGGTCAGACTAAAGCTATATatgagcgttttccaaaaaaagtgtacatttcattcatgtcttcaaaatattgacttcttgggctcattttactcagaatcatttgtatattcacgcctcatacatgaaaaaatgtgtccaaagatttcctttccagatcgtcacattcttgtttgaaattttttttatttgtatgaacgtgacgcacggaaaaaaaaattcatacaaaattttgggaaaagtaaaatgagcccaagaagtcaatattttgaagacatgaatgaaatgtacactttttttggaaaacgaTCATAGTCATCttggccacttgcaccatcccactaacccggatcATAGACAAAGGGACTCGTAATAATTTATTCTCTTTGTCTGCGGTTAACCGGggaaacctggagttaccatggttaccagtacaattttacactggtttaactggttaacacggagttagtggaatggtgcaagtgggccttagtgttCCCATTTTGGTAAAACAGCGATCTGTTTGCTATCCTGACCACATagcaaaactattttttttacaaatttcggGGGGCACCCCCCTTTAACCCAAAATTTTGCATCAAAAATTCGATTGGCTCCCCTTCGTAAATCAATCTGTGAGTCAAAAGGAGCAACTCTGCAAAAggaaattccatcatcatcatttgctgTATAATTAAGTGAACACCAGGGACTATTAGACTGTGTGCGTAGGaagtaggaacgcgtttgtttcatacatttgatcgccagtgcacaaaacagataggtacagaaatcaatctacatacaaagtgcgctcgatcaacgcacacatagacactgctcacggacacgatatctcggaccggttgggaccactgcgagcgcgagtgccatccgcttgagacacgcgtatgtgaacttttttgtgcaaaattggagaaacaaaaaaagttattataactgttcagtagatggttgtttaaattcaacattaaacggtgaattatcGTTTTTTAAACTACCAGTTTAACAacgacattaaaataaaaatattttagtcattattaatttatatttccattctttccgttccatcctcaacaataaatcaaacaactagatacgagagcaaagaatataatactcactaggagaagaacggtaactccatacaaaataatttggccaagtccgagatagctcgaggcatttagtgttccgtacggctaccatcagtttggcattgacataaacgatatcgtgaacgtaatttacttcctataggtatatctctttcgcactaatatgtcagtacgagcgagatgcatagaaagtaaattacgttcacgcccacggtagcgtttatgtcaatgccaaactgatggtagccgtaccgctcgcatcgttacattttacagaggttgtttgcctgtttttagggtaccgtattcaactacacacacagaacaatagtacaaagtgtctaagtgcgaaggccgaaggccgagctttagcaaaatgtcatcgctttagcacagagcaatagtacaagtgtctaaatgtgaaggccaaaggccgacctccgcgtagcccgaaggcccgaagcgtccaggatgtcagtgctttaacacagaacaatagtacaagtgtctaaatgcgaaagccgaaggccgagctccgcgtagggccgaaggcccgaagcgtccaggatgttagtacttaaacacagaacaatagtataagtatctaaatgcgaaggccgaaggccgagctccgcgtagggccgaaggcccgaagcgtccaggctgtcagttctgtgtttaaccactgacatcttgcaggcgtcgggccttcggccctacgcggagctcggcctccggccttcgcatttagacacttgttttaattacctgtgtttagaactgacctcctggatgcttcggactttcggcccaatgcgacttcagcctttggattttgcgacttagacacttgtacttaaaaatacttggaaaagttacgggaggcgcgcgtctgtcggacgcttcggatcttcgaatcgctccttcggcctttgcatttagttagattcttgtactattgctttgtgtttgaataccgaagtcgagcatctcgcgaatgcttgatgtattataataatttagagtaaggccaagcgcgcaccacgattttttgtcctgcgataattttgtcgcagaaatgcaacgtatgtgtttatatgttagtgcgcgcatatgcgacaaaaaaatcgcagcgatttttaaattgtgatttgtcacatttttccgcaattgttcgcgacgcgattgtcgcaaagtgaattgcagcatgcggagttgtatggccccgcgcgcactatgataataaaatcgcaccccggccggacct encodes:
- the LOC134676830 gene encoding uncharacterized protein LOC134676830, which encodes MNTYVILVAVVAVLAKGTSAACISAPLLVPSPILSPYVSAPLLPAPLFSTTTIVQSESVADKLCNVLQMLPIAKLLNDKLACPNLVAPILPCGCPLGCGCGYGPIIF